Within the Leptospira stimsonii genome, the region ACTTCGAAAATTCATTCTTACACCTTATCGGCTCGAAAGGGATAAGAATTATTATACGCTCTTGACCTCGGGTTTTATCCACGCGGATTGGATGCATTTGATTTTTAATATGGTTTCGTTCTATTCATTCGGTAAGAATTTGGAACAGACGGTCGGCCCGGTCAAATTCACGCTCTTTTATCTCGGAACAATTTTGATAACGAGTGTAATTTCCTGGAGAAAGAATACGGACAATCCGCTTTATGCTACGTTAGGCGCTTCCGGAGGAGTTTGTGGAGTTTTATTCGCGACGGTTCTCTTTTATCCGGGTCTTTCTCTATATATGATGTTCATTCCGATCCCGATTCCGGGAGCGATCTACGCGGTATTGTATTTGGCTTATACGTATTATTCTTCTAAGAGTTCTCAGTCGGACGGAATCAATCACGATGCGCATCTTTGGGGTGCGTTGTGCGGAATCGCGTTCGCGCTGATTCTGGATCCGCAGATTATCGGGAGGGTGATGAGGAATTTATTGGGAAGCGGGGATTAACCCGCTTTTTCTATCTTTGCTTTGATGAATTTTTTGTAATTTTCCGATCCGAAGCTGACGTCCATCCGAATGATTTCCGGTGCGAGATACGGATGTTGTTTCATGATATATTCTTCTATTTTAGAATATTGATCCGCTCTCGCTTTGATCATAATCTTGTTTTCCGTATCCATCGCGATTTTCCCGTCCCATTGGTACATTAAAGTAACATCCGGAAAAATAGTTCCTGAAATGATGATGCCTTCTTGGAGCATTTC harbors:
- the cutA gene encoding divalent-cation tolerance protein CutA; amino-acid sequence: MADSNEIIVFTTLSDRDLAEIQISEMLQEGIIISGTIFPDVTLMYQWDGKIAMDTENKIMIKARADQYSKIEEYIMKQHPYLAPEIIRMDVSFGSENYKKFIKAKIEKAG
- a CDS encoding rhomboid family intramembrane serine protease, giving the protein MITILICLVTFGISVWCFSSETQLRKFILTPYRLERDKNYYTLLTSGFIHADWMHLIFNMVSFYSFGKNLEQTVGPVKFTLFYLGTILITSVISWRKNTDNPLYATLGASGGVCGVLFATVLFYPGLSLYMMFIPIPIPGAIYAVLYLAYTYYSSKSSQSDGINHDAHLWGALCGIAFALILDPQIIGRVMRNLLGSGD